From Paraburkholderia sabiae, a single genomic window includes:
- the galU gene encoding UTP--glucose-1-phosphate uridylyltransferase GalU, which translates to MLKVTKAVFPVAGLGTRFLPATKASPKEMLPIVDKPLIQYAVEEAIAAGITEMIFVTGRSKRAIEDHFDKSYEIEAELEARGKAQLLELVRSIKPANVDCFYVRQAEALGLGHAVLCAEKLVGESPFAVILADDLLHSEKPVMKQLVDTFNHYHSSVVGVETIAREASRSYGVVDGKEWEEDVIKLSGIVEKPAPDKAPSNLGVVGRYVLMPTIFKHIRALKPGAGGELQLTDALQSLLTEEQVLAYRYFGTRFDCGSKLGYLKATVEFALRHPEVRADFEDYLQAYLPLHLTKAAA; encoded by the coding sequence ATGCTGAAAGTCACCAAAGCCGTCTTTCCTGTTGCGGGCCTCGGAACACGTTTTCTGCCTGCCACGAAGGCGAGCCCGAAGGAGATGCTGCCCATCGTCGACAAGCCGCTGATCCAGTACGCAGTCGAAGAAGCGATCGCAGCAGGCATCACCGAAATGATCTTCGTCACGGGCCGCAGCAAGCGCGCCATCGAAGATCACTTCGACAAGTCCTATGAAATCGAAGCGGAACTCGAAGCGCGCGGCAAGGCGCAATTGCTTGAGCTGGTACGCAGCATCAAGCCCGCGAACGTCGACTGCTTCTATGTGCGTCAGGCCGAAGCGCTGGGTCTGGGTCATGCCGTGCTGTGCGCGGAAAAGCTCGTCGGCGAAAGTCCGTTTGCAGTGATTCTTGCCGACGACCTGCTGCACAGCGAAAAGCCCGTGATGAAGCAGCTCGTCGACACGTTCAACCACTATCACAGCTCGGTAGTCGGCGTCGAAACGATCGCGCGCGAAGCGAGCCGTTCGTATGGCGTCGTCGACGGCAAGGAGTGGGAAGAGGACGTGATCAAGCTGTCGGGCATCGTCGAAAAGCCGGCACCCGACAAGGCGCCGTCGAATCTCGGCGTGGTCGGCCGCTATGTGCTGATGCCGACCATCTTCAAGCATATCCGCGCGCTGAAACCGGGTGCGGGCGGCGAACTGCAATTGACGGACGCGCTGCAATCGCTGCTGACGGAAGAGCAGGTGCTCGCGTATCGCTACTTCGGTACGCGTTTCGATTGCGGCAGCAAGCTCGGCTATCTGAAGGCGACGGTCGAATTCGCGCTGCGTCACCCGGAAGTGCGCGCGGATTTCGAAGATTATCTGCAAGCCTATCTGCCGCTGCATCTGACGAAAGCCGCTGCATGA
- a CDS encoding acyltransferase family protein — MSDTALGANGSSLSFAPATRSETKVADKEHVIDAMRGFAALLVAYFHCRQVEWVGMQSFHHVAGKSLDLNTIVAYLTLPIAWGSAGVSIFFVISGYCIHRSAAQKLAANPAYRLDAMNFWARRFTRIYPVLFAALLLTLALDWASLQFPPVNHKILDIGPKAFFVNLFSLQGVAGKTYGSNGALWTLSLEVQFYAVYPLLFALRKRLGMNGVLGLVALVNIASYFVFERHELQFFTSFWLSWTLGAWIAESQVKHNTAQKRMPWLMYGAAAMLTALGCAALHFAQYYAFQLWALGFACYLNEALKSRRHNDTPAIRLLSRFGDFSFSLYSIHLPIFVLLSSLLYRSALQMSIFPTFGFMLVALAAAWVFYRCVELPAMKWSASLKPAAAKRMH; from the coding sequence ATGAGCGATACAGCACTGGGCGCCAACGGCTCGTCCCTGTCCTTCGCGCCGGCGACGCGCAGTGAGACAAAAGTCGCCGACAAGGAACACGTCATCGACGCGATGCGCGGCTTTGCTGCGCTGCTAGTGGCCTATTTTCATTGCCGCCAGGTCGAATGGGTCGGCATGCAGAGCTTTCACCACGTCGCGGGCAAGTCGCTCGACCTGAACACGATCGTCGCGTACCTGACTTTGCCGATTGCATGGGGCTCGGCGGGCGTGTCGATTTTTTTCGTCATCAGCGGCTATTGCATTCATCGCAGCGCCGCGCAAAAGCTCGCGGCGAATCCTGCCTACAGGCTCGACGCGATGAACTTCTGGGCACGCCGCTTCACGCGCATCTATCCCGTGCTGTTCGCCGCTTTGCTGCTCACGCTGGCGCTCGACTGGGCGAGCCTGCAGTTTCCGCCCGTCAATCACAAGATTCTCGATATCGGTCCGAAGGCCTTTTTCGTCAATCTGTTTTCGCTGCAAGGCGTGGCCGGCAAGACATATGGCTCCAACGGCGCGCTGTGGACGCTGTCGCTCGAAGTGCAGTTTTACGCTGTATATCCGCTGCTTTTCGCGTTGCGCAAGCGGCTCGGCATGAACGGCGTGCTCGGTCTCGTTGCGCTCGTCAACATCGCGTCGTACTTCGTGTTCGAGCGCCATGAACTGCAATTCTTCACGTCGTTCTGGCTCTCGTGGACGCTCGGCGCATGGATCGCCGAATCGCAGGTGAAGCACAACACAGCGCAGAAGCGCATGCCGTGGCTCATGTATGGCGCGGCGGCAATGTTGACGGCGTTGGGCTGTGCCGCGCTCCACTTCGCCCAGTACTACGCATTCCAGCTGTGGGCGCTGGGCTTCGCGTGCTATCTGAACGAAGCGCTCAAGAGCCGGCGTCACAACGACACGCCCGCGATCCGCTTGCTGTCGCGTTTCGGCGATTTCAGCTTCTCGCTGTACTCGATCCATCTGCCGATTTTCGTGCTGCTGTCGTCGCTGCTGTATCGCTCGGCGCTGCAGATGTCGATCTTTCCGACCTTCGGCTTTATGCTCGTCGCGCTTGCCGCTGCATGGGTGTTTTATCGTTGCGTCGAACTGCCTGCGATGAAGTGGTCGGCGAGTTTGAAGCCTGCTGCTGCAAAGCGCATGCACTAA
- a CDS encoding glycosyltransferase family 4 protein, translated as MNHDIVEEDLLRPTPVTRDAGHDLIPTTPVSRPPATPVKRRGARSVGPVRVAIIHDWLVTYAGAERVLEQIVACFPDADLFSLVDFLDDRTFLRGKSVTTSFIQKLPMARTKYRSYLPLMPLAIEQLDVSAYDVVISSSHAVAKGVLTGPDQVHISYVHSPIRYAWDLQHQYLQQSKLTSGPKSAFARLILHYMRNWDIRTSNSVDAFVANSEFISRRIRKVYQRESEVIFPPVDVEAFSLCEQKDDFYLTASRMVPYKKIDLIVEAFAKMPERKLVVIGDGPDMQKVREKATPNVQIMGYQPFNVLRDHMRRAKAFVFAAEEDFGISVVEVQACGTPVIAYGKGGALETVRDQYESHPTGIFFNEQTTDSIIDAVEHFASDPARFRPADCRANAERFSIRHFRERFFGFVRESVPALRGASLPSDDPPVIGKEQKHETSALRVLAIDQSGVMGGAELSLLEIVKALKARVQVVLFDDGPFRVALHREGVAVDVLDPGAIREVRKQGGTPPLAKAVKGVASLVRATVARARDSDVIYANTQRAMVIGAIAGRLARRPVVWHLRDIVSPEHFGGKQLAIIKWCAKLGLAHVIANSAASARAFSDLTQFGDKRIDVVFNGISSAPFNALRDVPQSVLRARLNLPQDAFLVGSFSRLAQWKGQHVLLEAMVLNPHMHAVLVGAALFGEDAYEAKLHEFVATHGLEERVHFLGFQDDVAACMCAVDVVAHTSITPEPFGRVIVEGMLAQRPVVASRAGGVTEIIDDGVNGVMCTPGDAHALADTLAELRSDQALRDRLVARGYQTAVRKFGTQTYVEGVERILANVAGAHAKIAS; from the coding sequence ATGAACCACGATATCGTTGAAGAAGACCTGCTGCGTCCCACGCCTGTGACGCGCGATGCAGGCCACGATCTCATCCCCACCACGCCCGTTTCCAGGCCACCTGCGACGCCCGTGAAACGACGCGGCGCGCGCAGCGTCGGCCCCGTGCGCGTCGCGATCATTCACGACTGGCTCGTCACCTATGCTGGCGCCGAGCGCGTGCTCGAACAGATCGTCGCGTGCTTTCCGGATGCCGATCTGTTCAGCCTCGTCGACTTTCTCGACGACCGCACGTTTTTGCGCGGTAAATCGGTGACGACGTCGTTCATCCAGAAGCTGCCGATGGCGCGCACGAAGTACCGTTCGTATCTGCCATTGATGCCGCTCGCGATCGAGCAACTCGACGTGTCCGCATACGACGTCGTGATCTCGAGCAGCCATGCCGTCGCGAAGGGCGTGCTGACGGGACCGGACCAGGTGCATATCAGCTATGTGCATTCGCCCATACGCTACGCGTGGGATTTGCAGCATCAATACCTTCAACAGTCGAAGCTGACGAGCGGACCGAAGTCCGCATTCGCGCGGCTCATCCTGCACTACATGCGCAACTGGGATATCCGCACGTCCAACTCCGTCGATGCCTTCGTCGCGAACTCGGAGTTCATTTCACGCCGCATTCGCAAGGTCTATCAGCGCGAATCCGAAGTGATCTTTCCGCCCGTCGATGTCGAGGCGTTCTCGCTCTGCGAACAGAAGGACGATTTCTATCTGACGGCGTCGCGCATGGTGCCGTACAAGAAGATCGATCTGATCGTCGAGGCGTTTGCGAAGATGCCCGAGCGCAAGCTCGTCGTGATCGGCGACGGTCCCGACATGCAGAAGGTGCGCGAGAAGGCGACGCCCAACGTGCAGATCATGGGCTATCAGCCTTTCAACGTGCTGCGCGATCACATGCGCCGCGCGAAGGCATTCGTGTTCGCGGCGGAAGAGGACTTCGGCATTTCGGTGGTGGAGGTACAGGCCTGCGGCACACCCGTGATCGCTTACGGCAAGGGCGGGGCGCTCGAAACCGTGCGCGACCAGTACGAATCGCATCCGACGGGCATCTTCTTCAACGAACAGACGACCGATTCGATCATCGATGCCGTCGAGCATTTCGCGAGCGATCCCGCGCGTTTCAGGCCCGCCGACTGCCGCGCAAATGCCGAGCGTTTTTCGATCCGCCATTTCCGCGAGCGCTTCTTCGGCTTCGTGCGCGAGTCGGTGCCGGCATTGCGCGGCGCGTCGCTGCCTTCCGACGATCCGCCCGTCATCGGCAAAGAACAGAAGCATGAAACGAGTGCATTGCGCGTGCTCGCGATCGATCAGAGCGGCGTGATGGGTGGCGCCGAACTGTCGCTGCTGGAGATCGTGAAGGCGCTCAAGGCGCGTGTGCAGGTCGTGCTGTTCGACGACGGCCCGTTTCGTGTGGCGCTGCATCGCGAAGGCGTCGCCGTCGATGTCCTCGATCCCGGCGCGATACGCGAGGTCCGCAAGCAGGGCGGCACACCGCCGTTGGCGAAAGCGGTGAAGGGCGTGGCGTCGCTGGTGCGCGCGACGGTCGCGCGTGCGCGTGACAGCGACGTGATCTACGCGAACACGCAGCGCGCGATGGTGATCGGCGCGATCGCGGGACGTCTCGCACGACGCCCCGTGGTCTGGCATCTGCGCGATATCGTGAGCCCCGAGCATTTCGGCGGCAAGCAGCTGGCGATCATCAAGTGGTGCGCGAAGTTGGGCCTCGCGCACGTGATCGCCAATTCGGCCGCTTCGGCGCGCGCGTTTTCCGATCTGACGCAGTTCGGTGACAAGCGCATCGACGTCGTGTTCAACGGCATTTCCAGCGCGCCGTTCAATGCGCTGCGCGATGTGCCGCAAAGCGTGCTGCGCGCGCGACTCAACTTGCCGCAGGACGCTTTCCTCGTCGGTTCGTTCAGCCGGCTCGCGCAATGGAAGGGGCAGCACGTGCTGCTCGAAGCGATGGTGCTCAATCCGCACATGCATGCCGTGCTGGTGGGTGCAGCGCTGTTTGGCGAAGACGCATACGAAGCGAAGCTGCATGAGTTCGTCGCGACGCACGGTCTTGAAGAGCGTGTGCATTTTCTCGGCTTCCAGGACGACGTGGCCGCGTGCATGTGCGCCGTCGATGTCGTCGCGCATACGTCGATCACGCCCGAGCCGTTCGGCCGCGTGATCGTCGAGGGAATGCTCGCGCAGCGGCCCGTGGTGGCGTCGCGCGCGGGCGGCGTGACGGAGATCATCGACGACGGCGTGAACGGCGTGATGTGCACGCCGGGCGATGCGCATGCGCTCGCCGATACGCTCGCCGAGTTGCGCTCCGATCAGGCCTTGCGCGATCGGCTCGTCGCACGCGGCTATCAGACGGCCGTGCGCAAGTTCGGTACGCAGACGTACGTCGAGGGCGTCGAGCGCATTCTGGCGAACGTGGCGGGCGCGCACGCAAAGATCGCCAGCTGA
- a CDS encoding oligosaccharide flippase family protein: MDKGILRNVVINLIGLVLPTFVSLVTVPSYIKLLGVERYGVISLVWTLIGYFSILDLGMSMAAQNHISKARASNDADACEQVFWSATWLNLATGIVGGLVIYFGAALYTAYFSKVSPELQHEVYMALPWLAVAIPLANVSWVFAGAINGAERFGIYNTNQTLGTFLFQLLPLAAAWMMGPTLQNVLAAAVVARLLAAILLGRSAFSVLGIRRLRAPQFTVAKGLFNFGGWMLIASITGMVAESLDRVMLGTSLGARFVTYYTVPQNLVTRLNIVPTAMQRTLFPRLSAVGRDDADVIMRQSLEFLNGVFTPVALVAMIVLEPFLHAWVGSEIADVAGPVGRILIISVWLVGQANLARILIQSQVHPASAARLGLFELPFFAGALWFGIAHFGLTGAAVVVAARGLFDYVVLLRLSAIHARPIVLDMCAHLVFLVGTLWLATLLSSLPMAIAAGALVVSANVAWSLTMTPALRDLARSLLARLKLRLNPRNSA; encoded by the coding sequence ATGGACAAGGGCATCCTAAGAAACGTAGTGATCAACCTGATCGGACTGGTGTTGCCGACGTTTGTTTCGCTCGTCACGGTGCCGTCGTACATCAAGCTGCTGGGCGTCGAACGCTACGGCGTGATCAGCCTCGTCTGGACGCTGATCGGCTACTTCAGCATCCTCGATCTCGGCATGAGCATGGCCGCGCAGAATCACATCTCGAAGGCGCGCGCGTCGAACGACGCCGATGCCTGCGAACAGGTGTTCTGGAGCGCGACGTGGCTCAATCTGGCGACGGGCATCGTCGGCGGACTCGTCATTTACTTCGGCGCGGCGCTTTATACCGCGTACTTCTCGAAGGTGTCGCCCGAACTGCAGCACGAGGTCTATATGGCGCTGCCGTGGCTCGCGGTGGCGATTCCATTGGCGAACGTGTCGTGGGTCTTCGCGGGCGCGATCAACGGCGCGGAACGCTTCGGCATCTACAACACGAACCAGACGCTCGGCACGTTCCTGTTTCAGCTGTTGCCGCTCGCGGCTGCATGGATGATGGGCCCGACGTTGCAGAACGTGCTCGCGGCCGCTGTCGTCGCGCGTCTGCTCGCCGCGATTCTGCTCGGACGTTCGGCGTTCAGTGTGCTCGGCATCCGCCGGTTGCGTGCGCCGCAATTCACAGTGGCGAAGGGCCTGTTCAACTTCGGCGGCTGGATGCTGATTGCGAGCATCACGGGCATGGTCGCCGAATCGCTCGACCGCGTGATGCTCGGCACGAGTCTCGGCGCGCGCTTCGTCACGTACTACACGGTGCCGCAGAACCTCGTCACGCGTCTGAACATCGTGCCCACGGCAATGCAACGCACGCTATTCCCGCGGCTTTCCGCGGTCGGCCGCGACGATGCCGACGTCATCATGCGGCAGTCGCTCGAGTTCCTGAACGGCGTGTTCACGCCCGTTGCGCTCGTCGCGATGATCGTGCTCGAACCGTTCCTGCATGCGTGGGTCGGCAGCGAAATCGCGGACGTGGCGGGGCCTGTCGGCCGCATTCTGATCATCTCCGTGTGGCTCGTCGGTCAGGCGAACCTCGCGCGCATCCTTATTCAGTCGCAGGTGCATCCCGCTTCCGCTGCGCGTCTCGGCCTGTTCGAACTGCCGTTCTTCGCGGGCGCATTGTGGTTCGGCATCGCGCATTTCGGGCTGACGGGTGCGGCCGTCGTGGTCGCCGCGCGCGGGCTGTTCGATTACGTCGTGCTGCTGCGCCTCTCCGCGATTCACGCGCGTCCGATCGTGCTCGACATGTGCGCGCATCTCGTCTTCCTGGTGGGCACGTTGTGGCTCGCCACCTTGCTGTCCAGCCTGCCGATGGCCATTGCCGCGGGCGCGCTCGTCGTGAGCGCGAACGTCGCCTGGTCGCTCACGATGACCCCTGCATTGCGCGATCTTGCGCGTTCGCTGCTTGCGCGTCTGAAGTTGCGACTCAATCCGAGGAATAGCGCATGA
- a CDS encoding NHL repeat-containing protein, with translation MPRLTLARAMCAFALLATLHAFAEPALNVQTSWIGNTFGFGDGSWTQINITSLAVSPDGKVYTNAPWDESGAEASVYQNGKMLGFAGGTHGWGNSGGNAIAINGRYAYVAVGVGNEKGHLVGQGVWPEKGRQWYGISRREIGDTKRVAAFQSAVSSLDPHAKAAAAFELVNDVPTGTHGDINGLAASDTTLYASNTTQNRIEVYDAESMQRKSQWNIAAPGRIARAGDGTLWVLTDTLSEHPKVVHLSADGQRLKDELPLPTDAVAVDLAVDPQGRVLIADNGPRQQVLFFSKRDGTYALTSTLGERGGIFSGVAGKPGPQRFNGLTGVGVDARGNVYVSTNGIGPRFEPTGAGLGATLESYAPDGKRLWQVEGLLFVDGAWIDPSRPDSVYMGNKRFELDLSKPAGQQWKYAGFLTNRFRYPDDPVFNTDQWPGLPIARQLKGRTFLFLTDMYADHLKIYRFDGGRDGETATPSGFIAGRERAVLKVPNAPKGGDWIWRDTNGNGHFDADEFTPNTTGNHLAGGWGWWVDTNGDIWRARDSKGINRFRFGGLDAKGNPIYSYADMTAYAVPQPFSEVKRAIYDPQTDSMYVTGYTPEAPFDRAFWKEVGRVLVRYDKWSSGNPVARYTLPLPWDTKAKPVSTLIGLTVEGKYVFAVEPVGTVHVYDRDTGTPVGTMQPGPEVGRASGWVDVPNGISAHRRKDGEYLVFVEEDARGKVLMYRWKPNA, from the coding sequence TTGCCTCGACTCACGCTTGCTCGCGCGATGTGCGCGTTTGCCTTGCTCGCCACGCTGCATGCGTTCGCGGAACCCGCGCTGAACGTGCAGACGTCGTGGATCGGCAATACGTTCGGCTTCGGCGACGGCAGCTGGACGCAGATCAATATCACGTCGCTCGCGGTGTCGCCGGATGGCAAGGTTTATACGAACGCCCCGTGGGACGAGAGCGGCGCGGAGGCGAGCGTCTATCAGAACGGCAAGATGCTCGGCTTCGCGGGCGGCACGCACGGCTGGGGCAACAGCGGCGGCAACGCGATTGCGATCAACGGGCGCTACGCGTATGTGGCCGTTGGTGTCGGCAACGAGAAGGGGCATCTCGTCGGGCAGGGCGTGTGGCCGGAGAAGGGCCGCCAGTGGTACGGCATCTCCCGACGCGAGATCGGCGACACGAAGCGCGTCGCGGCGTTCCAGTCCGCTGTGAGCAGCCTCGATCCGCATGCGAAAGCCGCCGCCGCATTCGAACTCGTCAACGACGTGCCGACGGGCACGCATGGCGACATCAACGGGCTCGCCGCGAGCGACACGACGCTGTATGCGTCCAACACGACGCAGAACCGCATCGAGGTGTACGACGCCGAATCGATGCAACGCAAATCGCAATGGAACATCGCCGCGCCGGGACGCATCGCGCGTGCAGGCGACGGCACGTTGTGGGTGCTGACGGATACGCTGAGCGAGCATCCGAAAGTCGTGCATCTCTCTGCCGACGGCCAGCGCCTGAAAGACGAATTGCCGCTGCCCACGGACGCCGTCGCCGTCGATCTCGCCGTCGACCCGCAAGGCCGCGTGCTGATCGCCGATAACGGTCCGCGCCAGCAGGTGCTGTTCTTCAGCAAGCGTGACGGCACGTATGCGTTGACGTCGACGCTCGGCGAACGCGGCGGCATTTTCTCGGGCGTGGCAGGCAAGCCCGGACCGCAGCGTTTCAACGGACTGACGGGCGTGGGCGTCGATGCGCGCGGCAACGTTTACGTGTCGACCAACGGCATCGGTCCGCGTTTCGAACCGACAGGCGCAGGCCTCGGCGCAACGCTCGAAAGCTATGCGCCCGATGGCAAGCGTCTGTGGCAGGTGGAAGGGCTGCTGTTCGTCGATGGCGCGTGGATCGATCCGTCGCGGCCCGACAGCGTCTATATGGGCAACAAGCGCTTCGAACTCGATCTGTCGAAACCTGCCGGCCAGCAATGGAAATACGCGGGCTTTCTGACCAACCGCTTCCGCTATCCCGACGATCCCGTCTTCAACACTGATCAATGGCCGGGCCTGCCCATCGCACGCCAACTGAAGGGCCGCACGTTCCTGTTCCTCACCGACATGTACGCGGACCATCTGAAGATCTATCGCTTCGATGGCGGCCGCGACGGCGAGACGGCGACGCCTTCGGGCTTTATCGCAGGCCGCGAACGCGCCGTACTGAAGGTGCCGAACGCGCCGAAGGGCGGCGACTGGATCTGGCGCGACACGAACGGCAACGGCCATTTCGACGCCGATGAATTCACGCCGAACACGACGGGCAATCACCTCGCGGGCGGCTGGGGCTGGTGGGTCGACACCAACGGCGACATCTGGCGCGCGCGCGATTCGAAGGGCATCAACCGCTTTCGATTCGGCGGCCTCGATGCGAAGGGCAACCCGATCTACTCATACGCGGACATGACCGCGTACGCGGTGCCGCAGCCGTTCAGCGAAGTCAAACGCGCGATCTACGACCCGCAAACCGATTCGATGTACGTGACGGGGTACACGCCCGAAGCCCCGTTCGACCGTGCGTTCTGGAAAGAAGTGGGCCGCGTGCTGGTGCGCTACGACAAATGGTCGAGCGGCAATCCCGTTGCGCGCTACACGCTGCCGCTGCCGTGGGACACGAAAGCGAAGCCCGTATCGACGCTGATCGGTCTCACCGTCGAAGGCAAGTACGTGTTCGCCGTCGAGCCCGTCGGCACCGTGCACGTCTACGACAGGGACACGGGCACACCCGTCGGCACGATGCAGCCGGGCCCGGAAGTAGGCCGTGCATCGGGTTGGGTCGACGTGCCCAACGGCATCAGCGCGCATCGACGCAAAGACGGCGAGTACCTCGTGTTCGTCGAGGAAGACGCGCGCGGCAAGGTCCTGATGTACCGCTGGAAACCCAACGCCTAA
- a CDS encoding acyltransferase family protein: MTASTLPAPSTHHRRIVQLDGLRAIAVLAVFAQHALKAPLWMGVDLFFVLSGFLITGILLERKARQQSYFSYFYARRVRRILPPYLLLMLVSSLLFGLGWAQHWEWYAFFATNIADALGQSGHDSLNVLWSLAVEEQFYIFWPFVILLLPERVVGYVAAALIVLVPVLRAVATPWFDSFWPIYYLTPFRMDLLAAGALLAVAVRRNANALEPFKLLAALGICAALAVLAWLHLHYPRFRAANTPLSNAGLYSVSLVLCTSVVVIALQSKGIVKRVLCNPVLVYIGTISYTIYLIHLTVLYVLWPLHYSRPVTAVLALAITLAYASASWFGFERRLIHGSASPRSTKRDEAREELLHAAREASRTSA, encoded by the coding sequence ATGACAGCCAGCACCCTGCCCGCCCCTTCGACTCATCACCGACGCATCGTCCAGCTCGACGGCCTGCGTGCGATCGCTGTGCTCGCCGTCTTCGCACAGCACGCGCTGAAAGCGCCGCTATGGATGGGCGTCGATCTGTTCTTCGTGCTGAGCGGTTTTCTGATCACGGGCATCCTGCTCGAACGCAAGGCGCGCCAGCAGTCGTATTTCAGTTACTTCTACGCGCGCCGCGTGCGTCGCATCCTGCCGCCGTATCTGCTGCTGATGCTGGTGTCGTCGCTGCTGTTCGGTCTCGGCTGGGCGCAGCACTGGGAGTGGTACGCGTTCTTCGCGACGAATATCGCCGATGCACTCGGACAAAGCGGCCATGACAGCCTGAATGTGCTGTGGTCGCTCGCCGTCGAAGAGCAGTTTTATATCTTCTGGCCGTTCGTGATTCTGCTGCTGCCCGAGCGCGTGGTCGGTTACGTGGCGGCCGCGCTGATCGTGCTCGTTCCCGTGCTGCGCGCCGTCGCGACGCCGTGGTTCGATTCGTTCTGGCCGATCTATTACCTGACGCCGTTCCGCATGGATCTGCTCGCGGCGGGCGCGCTGCTCGCCGTCGCCGTGCGACGCAATGCGAACGCGCTGGAGCCGTTCAAGTTGCTCGCTGCACTCGGCATCTGCGCGGCGCTGGCCGTGCTCGCGTGGCTGCATCTGCACTATCCGCGTTTTCGCGCGGCCAATACGCCGCTGTCGAATGCGGGGCTGTATAGCGTGTCGCTGGTGCTATGCACGTCGGTCGTCGTGATCGCGCTGCAAAGCAAGGGCATCGTCAAGCGCGTGTTGTGCAACCCGGTGCTCGTCTATATCGGCACGATCAGCTACACGATCTATCTGATTCACCTGACCGTTCTCTACGTGCTCTGGCCGCTGCACTACAGCCGCCCGGTGACGGCCGTGCTCGCGCTGGCGATCACGCTCGCGTACGCAAGCGCCTCGTGGTTCGGCTTCGAACGGCGTCTGATTCACGGCAGCGCGTCGCCTCGCAGCACGAAGCGCGACGAAGCGCGCGAAGAACTGTTGCACGCGGCACGCGAAGCATCGAGGACGAGCGCTTGA
- a CDS encoding SGNH/GDSL hydrolase family protein has translation MHRAVLCALAFAATLASADEPAQPQVLIEAYGDSTTLGISCSDGHCGPRPDNAVTYLQEQLRAKYGERVVVVNDGVGGTMATQLRDGTGPGRKGPWKDRLAASNAQIVTINYGINEVMHNQTPEQFYQAETELVKTAQALGKLPVLQTSNPMPDGRLNARLAEMVAMTRRVAAEQQVPLVDHYAQISAMADWKTHMSDGAHPKPELYRVKAQQDFQVIDPLVRRLSHVAASSQSQPPRAPSTPHSTSDNPTRGNS, from the coding sequence ATGCATCGCGCCGTGCTCTGTGCGCTTGCCTTCGCTGCGACGCTCGCATCGGCGGACGAGCCTGCGCAACCGCAAGTGCTGATCGAAGCGTACGGCGACTCGACGACCCTCGGCATTTCGTGCAGCGACGGTCACTGCGGGCCACGCCCCGATAACGCGGTCACGTATCTGCAGGAGCAGTTGCGCGCGAAGTATGGCGAGCGTGTCGTAGTGGTGAACGACGGCGTCGGCGGCACGATGGCCACGCAACTGCGCGACGGCACGGGACCGGGCCGCAAAGGTCCGTGGAAAGACCGCCTCGCCGCATCGAATGCGCAGATCGTCACGATCAACTACGGCATCAACGAAGTGATGCACAACCAGACGCCCGAGCAGTTCTATCAGGCCGAAACGGAGCTCGTAAAAACGGCGCAGGCGCTCGGCAAGCTGCCCGTGCTGCAGACCTCGAACCCGATGCCCGACGGTCGCCTGAATGCGCGTCTCGCGGAGATGGTGGCGATGACGCGGCGTGTGGCGGCCGAACAGCAGGTTCCACTGGTCGACCACTACGCGCAAATCTCCGCGATGGCCGACTGGAAAACGCATATGTCCGACGGCGCGCATCCGAAGCCGGAGCTGTATCGCGTGAAGGCGCAGCAGGATTTTCAGGTGATCGATCCGCTCGTGCGGCGGCTGTCCCACGTGGCTGCGTCTTCACAAAGCCAGCCGCCGCGCGCGCCGTCCACTCCTCATTCAACTTCAGACAACCCGACGAGAGGCAACTCATGA